CTCCAATTATCGAGATTGATTTTGCATTTGGAGCCCAAATGCAAAACATGACTCCTTTTTGATTCTTTTCTTCAATGAGATGTGCTCCCATTTTTTCCCATACATGATGATGATTACCTTCTGCAAAAAGATGTCTATCAACTTCTCCCATCCACTCTTCTCTAAAGGACCAAGGGTCATGTTGTGTATGAGTGATCCCTCCACGTGAAATATTTATTTCGTAATTATAATTTGGATTTTCAGGCAGGATAGCTTCAAAAAGCCATTTATGGTTTATGCTTTCCGCTTTATAGGTATTGTTTTTAAATTTTATTTTAACTTCGTCAGCTTCAGGCATCCATACCCTTATTACCCATTGTTCTTCATAAAAATGAGGGCCTAATATTTTTAATGGATTATCATTGCAACAATTTTCTAGGTTGATAGCTTCTGATTTAATCCAGTCTGCTTGAATTGTCTCGATCATGACTGGTAGATATTAAGGATTTATAATATCAAATGATTAACCAAAAAAATAATTATTTATAAAAAAAAGGGGTCATTTTCATAAATGTTCTTTTAAGGCCAAAACTAAGAGTAATAACTCTATGATTTGCTGAAGGGGCTCCAATATTTCCCTCCCCAAATCCAGGATTAACTCCAATAGCTGGATAAGCTGCTGCAGATATAGATAAGCGAAGCTTACTATCTTTAATCAAGCAAATATTTGTTGGTTGCATTGTTATTTGATAAATGCATTCTTCACTTATTTTGGAGTTTTTAACCCTTAAGAATCCTGTTGAAAATTGATTCACCTTTTCATTATCTTCTTCAACTAGAGATAAAGAGAGGCAGATATCGAAATTGGGCTGATCACTTTTTACTTGGATTTCTAACGTGGGAACTCCTCTTAAATATTGATCTTCTTCAAAAGAATTGGTTTGAAAAACACCTACATCCAGGCGTTTATCAATAAAACCTCTATTAAACTTTCCTGGATTTGGACCTAAATGACCACCGTCAGATGGAGTAGGTCTCCATGGGTCATTAACAATTGTGAACCATCCTGATCCTTTTGAATTTATTGTCAGACTTCCATCTTCAATCTCTACATTTGCTGTGCCATCGCTTTTGAGTCCAAAAATAAATTCAGGGTGAAATTTATTATCTAATTCTTCCCATTTATTTAATGATATATTCCATATTTTTTTCTCTTCTTTAAAATTCTTCGAATTAATTTTTTCATCTGATTTTAAATGTTTATCAAAAAAATTTAATAAAGATTCTTGTGAACCCTCCCACCAATTTAGATGTGTCGCATTCCCAATAATAATCTCTGGGCTCCCACCAGCTTCTTTAGATTTTTTATAAAGATCAAAGGCACCTTTTAAATGTGGATCCCAAAGTCCTCCAATAATTAACATAGGTTGTTTAATCCATGTTGAAATTGGTTTAAATTCTTCAAATGGGCGAGCATTATTTAAATTTTTAAGCCATTCCAAAACAAAGCTATTAGGATCATATTTTTTTAAAGTATCAATTCCTTCCCTTAAATAACTTTTATTTTCTAAAGCTAATCTTATATTTTCCCACTCAAGCAATTTATTTTCTCTTTTCATTTTTAGTGCTGCGATTTGAAGTCCCCAAGCAATATTGTTATGCCACCAATATGCTCCTCCATCAGAGCACCAATGATCCTTAATATTCATCCCAGTCATTGCTGGAGATAAACAATCGGGCGGTTTTGAATTTAATTCACAAGTTAGTTGAGTAAATCCTTGATATGAAAAACCATATAAGCCAAGTTTTCCATTACATTCTTTTAGAGACCTTACCCATTCATGTGTTTCTGAAGTGTCGCTAGCTTCTTGAGAAAAACCATTAAATACTCCTTCAGAAGAACCCATACCTCTAACATCTTGAATTATTACCATATACCCTTTGGAAGCCCACCATTCTGGGTGATAATAGGTAATAGTTGAAGCTATTTCCCTGCCATATGGTTGTCTCATCAATAATGCAGGCCATGGCCCCTTACTATTAGGTAACCAAATCCTGGATATAAGTCTTACTCCATCTCTAAGTAATAGAGACTTGTCAAAGCATCTTGAACCAGACATTTAGAATTTAGATAATGTCTGGGCAGTGCAGCCCTATGACGTAAATAGAAAAGATCTCTGCGTTAACGGGAGTTAACTTTTTTTTGTTTGAAATATACTCAATAGCTTTATCTGAACTAGCTGAAATACCTTTTGAATTAAACTCTCTAAACTTATTACATAAATTCTTGGCTTCGTTTGGATTCTTTTTTACACTTTCCAATAAGTTAGATTGACTAAAAACAGGGCATAAAGAGTTGGAAAACAAAAATAACAAAAATAATAAAGGTTTCATTATCACTAACTTTTACTAAATTCTACATTAAAAAAAATTTTTAACCAAGATTTAAGTAGATTTGTCGATTTGACTAGCTTTTTTAATCCATTTTTTTAAGAGACTAAAAGTTGTATCTGTCTCATTTTTTATTCTAAGATTTCTTTCTAATCTACCAATTTTGCGTTCTAATTCGTAAGGAGTAGATAGTGATAATGATTTAATAGAAGATATACCGCAATGTAAAAGAAGATATGCTTGCGGTGGGGAAATTCCAATTTCTTTTTTAAAAATAGATATAGCTCTAATTTTTTTTAGATTATTCAACGTACATAGTGAAGATTTTCTTTGAATCTGATTTATATCTTGGTCCGAAAGATTACTTAATTTTTCAAAGTCAGTTAGATTATTTTGAATAAAAAAAGATTTCTCATGTCTAAAATTAGTTGGCAAAAAATCTAAAAAGGTTTTACTTTCCATTTTTAAAAGACTAATTCATTGTGACATTTTTCTGAACTTCTCCTATAACCACTGGTTTACTCACACCATCTGAAATTCTTTCAAGTTTTCTTATCTTTATTTTTACATTCGCACCAGATCTGCTACCTTTCCTTAAGTTTTCCGATAATTGTTCTAAAGTTGGTTCAATAGATTCTTCTGGAAAGTCATCATCTGCTTTAGCGATAATCAAATCGAACCCATTGTCATAAACAATTGGAACATATTTTGCTCCTTCTATTACAACCTTTTCTGAGTAACTTTGTATAAATGCCCAACTACTTAAAGAAAGCAATAATGAAAAGATAGTTGCTCCAATTATTCGAAATTTGAAACCAAAATTTAATATAAAAGCCGCTATTGTGCAAATGAAAAGAAATATTCCAAAGAATCCAAAAATTTTAGGTGTGTTCTCTAATAGTTCAAAAAAAGACATTTAGTGGCTTTGACCTGATTAATTTCTTATATTTTGTAAGCCTACACTATTTTTGGGCTCTAACTTGAAAAAAATTAGATCTCTAAATTTAAATACTAAGATACTTTTATTAGGGATGCTTTTACCCTTAGGTTTTTTAGGATCTTTTTTATTAAATAATTTTTTAAAAGAAACTTATACTTCTAGGAAATTAGAACTAGAAAAAAGTATTGAGAATCTTTTAGATAAAAATGTTGATTTAGGTGATTATGTCGGGATTAGATTTCTAGGAATTTCATTCGGTAATTCAAAAATTAATGATAAAAAAAATATAGATTCTGAAATTACAGCCAAAAATGTATATGTGGGCATTATGCCTTTTAGATCTTTTTTAAAACAAAAATGGATTGTAAAAATAAGTCCTAAGAAAGTAGATATAAATATAGATAGAGATTTTTTCAAAAGGGAGGAATCTTATAAAAATGATCGAATTACAAAAAAATCACAATCAAAGTATGAATTAAACTTTAACTTAAATAAATATTCAATTTTAAATTTTAAAAAATCAGGATTAAAAACAAAAGTAAAAGGTAACGTTATTTATAAGTCAAGAAATAGACAAATCATTGCAAATGTAAAATCAAATTTTGATGAAAAGGGTTTTTTAAAATTAAAATTTAATACAAACTTAAATCAAGACTTTTTAAAGCTTGATTTATTTTCTAGTGGTTTAGATCTTGAGAATTCTGAATATATTATTGGGAATAGAAAAATTAGCTTTAAAAAGGGTACCTTTAAATCTAACTTTAAATTTAATAAATCATCAAAGCGTACATTTTGTGAAGGAAGTTTTACTTTTACTAAAGTAAAAATAAAACCAGAAGATTTCGAAGAGAATATAAATTCAGATTCAACTAGTTTTTTTTGTAAGGATAATAATTTAATTGGTAATTCAGAAAAATTAAATTATGGAACTTTAACTTCGAATTTTAATCTAAATGTACCATTTAATAAAAGTTTAAATAATATTGATCTAAAAGGAAGTATTGGCTACATTAATAGCCTCAATTCAGATATTAAATTATCGGGGACTATTCCCTATTGGTTTGATAAAAGAGGGATTAATTTTGGAGATATAGATACTAGTTTCAAAATAAATAGAACTCAATTATCTAATTTAAATATTTTCCGAAAAAATGATATAAGGGGTTTTATTACTGCTAAAGGACAATTAAAAGGAAAAATTACTGATCCTGATATTTCTATAAATTTTAATGTTGATTATCCGCACTTTAAAGGTATCCGCATTAGAGAAACATGGGAGGGAGATATTAAAAATGAAAATAATGAATTTCTGCTAAATATGAAAAATAAATATTCTCCAATACCTTCATTTCTTTCAATTAAGTTTGATTCCGATCTTAAATTAGATAATGCAAATTTTATAAGAGTTTTCAACTCAAATAAAGGGACTATAGGTATAGTCAAAAAGGACAATATTTATAACTGGCGAGCCGATAATTTTCCTCTTGATGAACTTGAATTATCTTTAAACAAAAATCAATTCGATAAAATTGATGGCATTATTAATGGTGAGGGATCAATTTCGTCAGACCAGTCCTACCTTGTTGGGCGTATTGCTTGGAGTTTAGGTAAATATGGAAATATTAATCTAGCCAATTCATTATTTGACTTCAACATCAAAAATAATTATTTTTATATAAATTCTTCATTTTATCCAATAGATGGGGGAGAAATTGAAGTTGTATATGATTCAAATAAAAATAATTTTATTAATTCTGAATTTACCAATGTAAGCACTAGTTGGACTATTCTTACCGCGATTGATATTTTTAACTTTGATAATAAAAAAGTTGTTCCCGTAAGTAAATCGAATACTTTGGGTGATTTGGAAATAAATAATGATAATAAATCCTTTAAAGAGAGAATCGATTTTATAAATAACTTTATTGAAAATAATAATGTGCTAGAGGACAAATTTAATTTGCGAAAATATTTAAATAAATTCAGAAGTAGATATAACGGAAAACTTACTATTCAGGGCGATAGATCAGTAAATTACAAATTGAATGCAAAATTAAATGGCTATCTTGATGTAGCTAAAGATGACTACAAGAATAATAAAGAAGAATTTTCTATTGATTTGGAAGGAGGATTATTAAAGGGTAATGGTTCTTTAAGAATAAATAATTTGCCATTAAGTGCTGCAAATATCTTTTTAAATAAACCAAGAGATTTTCTTGGAGGTTTAGATATGGATTTATTTTATGATCTTGATACAAGATCTTTCTCTAGCAAAATTTCTTCCAATAATTCATCAATTAAAAATAATACAATAATATTTGAAAAAGGATTAGTTGAATTTGATAATTCTATTTTTGATATTGATTTTTCACTTCTAATAAATGATTCCGTAGTCCCAATTAATATTGAAGGCTCAATACCTATAAATAAATCAGATAACTTAGATCTAAGATTGATTGGGAATGGAAAATTTATTGAGTTAATAGATATTTTTGCTGATGAATACTTTACCTTTAAAAAAGGGGATGTGAATCTTAGAATGATTTTAAAAGGAACCTTAAATAAACCTCTATTAAATGGATTTGTCGCAATTAAAGATTCTGAAATTGATTTTTATAGCAATATAATTAAAGATATTAATAGCTTGATAATTTTTGATTTTGATGCTTTAGAAATTAAAAACCTAGAAGCCAAGTCAGAAGATTCTGGAAATATTTTTATAGGTGGTTCTTTGCCTTTTTATAGTAGAAATTATTATCGCAAGTCAGAGATTAATTTGAGAGCAAATAAATTTAATATAAAGAAAGATAATTTCAATTTTCTAATAGATTCAGATATAGATTTAAATGGATCATTTGAAAAGCCAGTTTTAGGAGGTAATTTATCTCTTAATAATGGTTATATTAATTTTAATAGTACTAATCAAAACAATAAAACAGATACTAACATTGAAAGGAAAGTTCATACCAAAAATTGGCCAGAACTATATTGGAACAATAATAAGAATATTGAAATAATTTCAAATGAAACAATTTTAAATTCTGTTCTATTAGGAGAAACCTTGCCAAATTATTTGGAAAATTTGAGTTTTAATAATCTTAAATTAAAACTTGGACCAGATTTTAAACTTCAATATTCAGAAATAGTTCAAGCTCATTTAAAAACCAAATTAGACCTTTATATCAATGGGGGGGTGGGAAAAGATTTAAATGCTAGGGGTCTTATTTATCTTGAAAAAGGTAGAGCGAATTTGTATACTACTCCCTTTAAGCTTGATAAGAATAAAGAAAACTATATTTTATTTGCCTCAAGAAGTGGTGTAGTACCATTTATTAATTTTTCTCTAGTGAGCAAAGTTCCAGACTCTATAATACCTATAAATGAAAATAACCAAGATTCAAATATCGCAAAAGATCTTGATGAAGATGCGACTTCAAGTGGTTTTGGGGCATTTGGAATTGGTAATACAAGGCTTATCAAAATTGAAGCTTCTTACGAAGGATTTTTAGATCAATTATCTTTTGAAGATGAAAATAAAAGAATACAATTGAGAAGTACTCCAAATTATAGTAGATCACAAATAATCGGTTTAATAGGAGGTAACTCTTCAAATTTAATAAATAGAGCATTTATTTCTCAACTTAATAATGCGGATGCTTTTAGTGAAAGATTTCAGTTGTCTTTATATCCAGCCTTGATAGAAAATAATGATTCTTTAAAAAATATATTTTCAAATGAAAATTTAGATATTGATAATGATGAAGAGTCATCTCCCGATAAAGAATTATCTTCGCAAGCTTGGGTAGCTGAACTAGGATTCGATATTACTGATGCAATAAATTTTGCCTTTCAAACCGTTCCAGGTAGAGATGACCTTTCATCAATTGGAACTTTGACTTTTCAGGCCAATCCAAACTTAGAATTGTTAGGTTCTTATGACTCTAAT
The Prochlorococcus marinus XMU1405 genome window above contains:
- a CDS encoding CocE/NonD family hydrolase, giving the protein MSGSRCFDKSLLLRDGVRLISRIWLPNSKGPWPALLMRQPYGREIASTITYYHPEWWASKGYMVIIQDVRGMGSSEGVFNGFSQEASDTSETHEWVRSLKECNGKLGLYGFSYQGFTQLTCELNSKPPDCLSPAMTGMNIKDHWCSDGGAYWWHNNIAWGLQIAALKMKRENKLLEWENIRLALENKSYLREGIDTLKKYDPNSFVLEWLKNLNNARPFEEFKPISTWIKQPMLIIGGLWDPHLKGAFDLYKKSKEAGGSPEIIIGNATHLNWWEGSQESLLNFFDKHLKSDEKINSKNFKEEKKIWNISLNKWEELDNKFHPEFIFGLKSDGTANVEIEDGSLTINSKGSGWFTIVNDPWRPTPSDGGHLGPNPGKFNRGFIDKRLDVGVFQTNSFEEDQYLRGVPTLEIQVKSDQPNFDICLSLSLVEEDNEKVNQFSTGFLRVKNSKISEECIYQITMQPTNICLIKDSKLRLSISAAAYPAIGVNPGFGEGNIGAPSANHRVITLSFGLKRTFMKMTPFFYK
- a CDS encoding DUF4332 domain-containing protein encodes the protein MESKTFLDFLPTNFRHEKSFFIQNNLTDFEKLSNLSDQDINQIQRKSSLCTLNNLKKIRAISIFKKEIGISPPQAYLLLHCGISSIKSLSLSTPYELERKIGRLERNLRIKNETDTTFSLLKKWIKKASQIDKST
- a CDS encoding DUF2518 family protein codes for the protein MSFFELLENTPKIFGFFGIFLFICTIAAFILNFGFKFRIIGATIFSLLLSLSSWAFIQSYSEKVVIEGAKYVPIVYDNGFDLIIAKADDDFPEESIEPTLEQLSENLRKGSRSGANVKIKIRKLERISDGVSKPVVIGEVQKNVTMN
- a CDS encoding translocation/assembly module TamB domain-containing protein, with protein sequence MLLPLGFLGSFLLNNFLKETYTSRKLELEKSIENLLDKNVDLGDYVGIRFLGISFGNSKINDKKNIDSEITAKNVYVGIMPFRSFLKQKWIVKISPKKVDINIDRDFFKREESYKNDRITKKSQSKYELNFNLNKYSILNFKKSGLKTKVKGNVIYKSRNRQIIANVKSNFDEKGFLKLKFNTNLNQDFLKLDLFSSGLDLENSEYIIGNRKISFKKGTFKSNFKFNKSSKRTFCEGSFTFTKVKIKPEDFEENINSDSTSFFCKDNNLIGNSEKLNYGTLTSNFNLNVPFNKSLNNIDLKGSIGYINSLNSDIKLSGTIPYWFDKRGINFGDIDTSFKINRTQLSNLNIFRKNDIRGFITAKGQLKGKITDPDISINFNVDYPHFKGIRIRETWEGDIKNENNEFLLNMKNKYSPIPSFLSIKFDSDLKLDNANFIRVFNSNKGTIGIVKKDNIYNWRADNFPLDELELSLNKNQFDKIDGIINGEGSISSDQSYLVGRIAWSLGKYGNINLANSLFDFNIKNNYFYINSSFYPIDGGEIEVVYDSNKNNFINSEFTNVSTSWTILTAIDIFNFDNKKVVPVSKSNTLGDLEINNDNKSFKERIDFINNFIENNNVLEDKFNLRKYLNKFRSRYNGKLTIQGDRSVNYKLNAKLNGYLDVAKDDYKNNKEEFSIDLEGGLLKGNGSLRINNLPLSAANIFLNKPRDFLGGLDMDLFYDLDTRSFSSKISSNNSSIKNNTIIFEKGLVEFDNSIFDIDFSLLINDSVVPINIEGSIPINKSDNLDLRLIGNGKFIELIDIFADEYFTFKKGDVNLRMILKGTLNKPLLNGFVAIKDSEIDFYSNIIKDINSLIIFDFDALEIKNLEAKSEDSGNIFIGGSLPFYSRNYYRKSEINLRANKFNIKKDNFNFLIDSDIDLNGSFEKPVLGGNLSLNNGYINFNSTNQNNKTDTNIERKVHTKNWPELYWNNNKNIEIISNETILNSVLLGETLPNYLENLSFNNLKLKLGPDFKLQYSEIVQAHLKTKLDLYINGGVGKDLNARGLIYLEKGRANLYTTPFKLDKNKENYILFASRSGVVPFINFSLVSKVPDSIIPINENNQDSNIAKDLDEDATSSGFGAFGIGNTRLIKIEASYEGFLDQLSFEDENKRIQLRSTPNYSRSQIIGLIGGNSSNLINRAFISQLNNADAFSERFQLSLYPALIENNDSLKNIFSNENLDIDNDEESSPDKELSSQAWVAELGFDITDAINFAFQTVPGRDDLSSIGTLTFQANPNLELLGSYDSNGDWKSQVQLFFRY